A single region of the Lotus japonicus ecotype B-129 chromosome 4, LjGifu_v1.2 genome encodes:
- the LOC130710962 gene encoding serine/threonine/tyrosine-protein kinase HT1-like, producing MDEAGKSWVRRTNYSHTVCHRLNYSRSFNLQTEAVQSSGLKSRPSASSLAAAAPPPVVSKVSQVQKKTPVTMKQRSLSPLPATYVSETFKEARHERKRFSTPGPRRSVEDKKIMGKLLNKDSHHVSNSKSPTSSPMKMFASMKISGGKSKHKDSGWTKYFDHGGGKVTAVETAEEWNVDLSKLFVGLRFAYGAHSRLYHGVYEGEAVAVKLIRVPDDDENGTLAARLEKQFISEVTLLSRLHHENVIKFIAACRKPLVYCVITEYLSEGSFRAYLHKLEKKTISLQKLIAFALDMAHGMEYIHSQGVIHRDLKPENILINGDFRLKIADFGIACEDGSCDLLADDPGTYRWMAPEMIKRKSYGRKVDVYSFGLILWEMLTGTLPYEDMTPIQAAFAVVNKNSRPVIPSNCPPAMRALIEQCWSLNPDKRPEFWQVVKVLEQFESSLARDGTLTLVQNPCSQDHKKGLLHWIQKLGPVHQSNGPMPKPKFT from the exons ATGGATGAAGCTGGAAAATCGTGGGTGCGGAGGACGAATTACTCGCACACCGTGTGTCACCGGTTGAACTATTCGAGATCTTTCAACCTGCAGACAGAGGCAGTGCAGAGTTCAGGTCTGAAATCAAGGCCATCAGCATCTTCATTAGCAGCAGCAGCTCCTCCTCCTGTTGTTTCTAAGGTTTCACAGGTGCAGAAGAAGACTCCTGTGACGATGAAGCAGAGATCTTTGTCTCCTTTGCCGGCGACTTATGTCTCTGAAACCTTCAAGGAAGCCAGGCATGAACGGAAGAGGTTCTCGACTCCCGGTCCGCGGAGGAGTGTTGAGGATAAGAAAATCATGGGGAAGCTGCTGAACAAGGATTCTCATCATGTGTCGAATTCTAAATCCCCTACTTCCAGTCCAATGAAGATGTTTGCATCAATGAAAATAAGCGGCGGCAAGTCCAAGCACAAGGACTCTGGATGGACAAAGTATTTTGACCACGGCGGAGGGAAGGTAACTGCTGTGGAAACAGCTGAAGAATGGAATGTAGACCTCTCCAAGCTCTTTGTTGGTCTCAGGTTTGCTTATGGGGCTCACAGCAGGCTTTACCATGGCGTGTACGAGGGTGAAGCTGTTGCTGTAAAACTTATCAGGGTCCCGGATGATGACGAAAACGGAACGTTGGCTGCTCGATTAGAGAAACAATTCATCAGTGAAGTGACGCTTTTATCTCGCCTCCACCATGAAAATGTTATAAAG TTCATAGCAGCATGCAGAAAGCCACTTGTTTATTGTGTGATCACAGAATATCTATCGGAAGGTTCCTTCAGGGCCTATTTGCATAAGTTGGAGAAGAAAACAATTTCTCTACAAAAGCTGATTGCTTTTGCGCTGGATATGGCTCATGGAATGGAATATATACACTCTCAAGGTGTCATTCATCGAGACCTTAAACCAGAGAATATCCTTATCAATGGAGACTTTCGCCTTAAAATTGCTGATTTCGGCATTGCTTGTGAGGACGGATCCTGCGATTTACTTGCTGATGACCCTGGTACGTACCGCTGGATGGCGCCTGAGATGATCAAACGGAAATCCTATGGGAGGAAGGTTGATGTATACAGTTTCGGGCTTATCTTATGGGAAATGTTGACGGGGACATTACCATATGAGGATATGACTCCCATCCAGGCTGCTTTTGCAGTCGTAAATAAG AATTCAAGGCCTGTTATCCCTTCAAACTGCCCACCGGCTATGCGAGCTTTAATTGAGCAATGTTGGTCATTGAATCCAGACAAAAGGCCCGAGTTCTGGCAGGTTGTTAAGGTATTAGAGCAATTTGAATCTTCGCTCGCTCGCGATGGAACCTTGACCTTGGTGCAAAACCCTTGTTCCCAGGATCATAAAAAAGGGCTTCTTCATTGGATTCAAAAGCTTGGTCCTGTGCATCAAAGTAATGGTCCAATGCCTAAACCTAAATTTACATGA
- the LOC130714325 gene encoding uncharacterized protein LOC130714325, whose amino-acid sequence MAAPFFSTPFQPYVYQSPQDEIIPFQILGGESQVVQIMLKPQEKIIAKPGSMCFMSGSIEMENAYLPENEVGFRQWLFGKTITSIVLCNSGPSDGFVGIAAPYFARILPIDLAMFNGGILCQPDAFLCSVNDVKVSNTFDQRGQNVVAGAERFLRQKLSGQGVAFILAGGSVVQKNLEIGEVLAVDVSCIVAVTSTVNVQIKNNGPARRTMFGGDHVVTALLTGPGIVFIQSLPFHRLSQRIARAVTSPNMRENPKFYIQIAVFFLMAYVVILSSLLLTDV is encoded by the exons ATGGCTGCACCATTCTTCTCAACGCCTTTTCAGCCTTATGTTTATCAG AGCCCACAAGATGAAATCATACCTTTTCAGATTTTAGGTGGTGAATCTCAGGTCGTTCAG ATTATGTTGAAGCCACAAGAAAAAATCATTGCAAAGCCTG GTTCCATGTGCTTTATGTCTGGATCCATTGAAATGGAAAATGCCTACCTTCCAGAGAATGAAGTAGGCTTTAGGCAGTGGTTATTTGGAAAAACTATAACTAGCATTGTTCTATGCAATTCTGGACCCAGTGATGGATTTGTTGGAATTGCTGCACCTTATTTTGCACGAATCCTCCCG ATTGATTTAGCAATGTTCAATGGAGGGATTTTGTGCCAG CCAGATGCATTTCTTTGCTCAGTCAATGATGTGAAAGTCAGCAACACATTTGATCAGAGGGGACAAAATGTTGTTGCTGGTGCTGAG AGATTCTTGCGGCAGAAGCTATCTGGTCAAGGGGTTGCATTCATACTAGCGGGTGGATCTG TTGTACAGAAAAATCTTGAGATTGGTGAAGTTCTAGCTGTTGATGTTTCTTGCATCGTTGCTGTTACGAGTACAGTCAATgtccaaataaaaaataatggcCCTGCAAGAAGGACTATGTTTGGA GGTGACCATGTGGTGACAGCTCTTCTAACTGGACCAGGCATCGTGTTCATACAAAGCTTACCTTTTCATCGACTCTCTCAGCGAATTGCTAG GGCGGTGACATCGCCAAACATGAGGGAAAATCCTAAGTTTTATATACAGATTGCCGTTTTCTTTTTAATGGCGTATGTTGTCATTCTATCTTCATTGTTATTGACAGATGTATGA
- the LOC130709892 gene encoding serine decarboxylase 1-like has product MKDMILESLLQAAFKDYLHKEVPKFKKPYIEEEKNVEIQENEGHVNLDITKCFGETRANLSKTIAKYEVMLNQNKSRCLGFPVNQEINYDALTPLLRYHLNNAGDPFLGSGYGQNSVEFEVCVLDWFAKLWQMEKGEYWGYVTTGGTEGNLHGILMGREKFQDGILYTSQNSHYSLFKIAMMYRMQCVKVNTLISGEIDCAHFKSLLLSHKDKPAIVNLNIGTTMKGAIDDIDLVIQTLEECGFPRDRFYIHCDGALSGIMLPFLKQAPRINFKKPIGSISISGHKFLGCPIPCGVILTRSEHVNALARDVEYIESRDVTITGSRCGLAPIFLWYALQERGLIGLKREAQMCITNARYLLDKLHGNSIGAMRNEFSNTVVFERPQDDDFVRKWNLSCEGNVAHVVVMQHVTTEMLDSFVSELVNKRSVWFQDGLRKSPCIANNIGDKNCACTSHNSF; this is encoded by the exons ATGAAGGACATGATTCTTGAATCCCTTTTACAAGCAG CATTCAAAGATTATTTACATAAGGAGGTCCCAAAATTTAAAAAGCCCTACATAGAAGAGGAGAAGAATGTTGAAATCCAAGAGAATGAAGGACATGTGAACCTCGACATCACTAAGTGCTTCGGGGAGACACGTGCCAATTTGTCTAAAACTATTGCAAAATATGAAGTGATGTTGAACCAAAACAAATCGCGTTGTTTAG GCTTCCCTGTTAATCAGGAAATTAACTATGACGCATTGACACCGTTGTTGCGCTACCACTTAAACAATGCTGGAGATCCATTTCTCGGAAGCGGTTATGGTCAAAATTCAGTAGAATTTGAAGTTTGTGTGCTTGATTGGTTTGCCAAACTATGGCAGATGGAGAAGGGCGAGTATTGGGGATATGTTACAACAGGTGGAACTGAAGGAAATTTACATGGAATTTTAATGGG gaGGGAAAAATTTCAAGACGGAATTTTATATACATCACAAAACTCGCATTATTCGTTATTCAAAATAGCGATGATGTACAGAATGCAATGTGTAAAGGTCAACACTTTGATTTCGGGTGAGATAGATTGTGCTCATTTCAAGAGCTTACTTCTATCTCACAAGGACAAACCAGCCATCGTCAACCTAAACATAG GAACAACTATGAAAGGAGCAATTGATGACATTGATCTCGTAATACAAACATTAGAGGAATGTGGATTTCCTCGTGATCGATTCTATATTCATTGTGATGGAGCTCTATCCGGAATAATGTTGCCGTTTCTTAAACAA GCTCCAAGGATTAACTTCAAGAAGCCCATTGGAAGTATATCTATTTCCGGCCATAAGTTCTTGGgatgcccaattccttgtggtGTTATATTAACACGTTCAGAACACGTCAATGCTCTAGCTAGAGACGTTGAATATATTGAATCAAGGGATGTCACAATCACAGGCAGCCGTTGTGGGCTTGCGCCAATTTTCCTTTGGTATGCTCTCCAAGAAAGAGGTTTAATAGGACTTAAGAGAGAAGCGCAAATGTGCATCACAAATGCACGCTATTTGCTGGATAAACTTCATGGTAATAGTATTGGTGCAATGCGAAATGAGTTTAGCAATACCGTTGTATTTGAAAGGCCTCAAGATGATGACTTTGTGCGAAAGTGGAATTTGTCTTGTGAAGGAAATGTTGCACATGTGGTTGTGATGCAACATGTCACTACTGAAATGCTAGACTCATTTGTTAGTGAACTAGTTAACAAACGGTCTGTTTGGTTTCAAGATGGACTGAGAAAGTCTCCCTGCATTGCGAACAACATTGGAGATAAAAATTGTGCTTGTACATCGCATAATTCATTTTGA